The following proteins come from a genomic window of Chiloscyllium punctatum isolate Juve2018m chromosome 49, sChiPun1.3, whole genome shotgun sequence:
- the LOC140469301 gene encoding SH2 domain-containing protein 3C-like isoform X8, with translation MIKPNETYTRIQYLFERESFDNIPALVRFYVGNRKPVSEQSGAVIYTPINRTLPLRYLEASYGLSNGKHGLTHPPTNQKGGYIKRRSVTMTDGLTSDKMIRSDSCGNSIPSPHHKETVRNFALSMDQIKDIHHGMSPVNEIPQTPEYSTSLKHKSQLGRVERMMPSSPVLRRSSEPQLSPPIGNKLCQDPNRGGSSEASSGPHCNSTHSTPMHGSSQLAQRKASDNFREAEHTHYCELRPSSPIDWERQQLDLALKQSQLMAKSYVERLKVEEYPNISSWQSETNFGIMETETFLSQMPVFTEEEGLQCHSFTAPIIEMVSSFKPNGYQSILIPSENKPLEMTVLKKVKELLAEEDPKTTAKHITKVDCTVARILAVSKELQKQMGVSSGLELLTLPHGHQLRLDLLERFNTMSIMMAVDILGCTGSTEERAALLHKTIQLAAELKSNMGNMFGFAAVMKALEMPQISRLEQTWMILRQRHTEGAILYEKKLKPFMKNMNEGREVSPLTNTTFPHVVPLITLLERNVVNADNMEAWEISESGVEVVMSHLEAARTIAHHGGLYRTNAELKLQGFQENEQILEIFKTEFQMRLLWGSRGAEGNQVERYEKFEKVLSALSNKLEPPVRHSEL, from the exons ATGATCAAACCTAATGAGACCTACACCCGCATCCAGTACCTGTTCGAGAGGGAGAGCTTTGACAACATCCCTGCCCTGGTCAGGTTTTACGTTGGGAACCGCAAACCGGTCTCTGAGCAGAGCGGTGCTGTTATCTACACTCCAATCAACCGCACCCTCCCTCTCCGCTACCTGGAGGCCAGCTATGGACTGTCCAATGGGAAACATGGCCTGACCCACCCACCAACCAACCAGAAAGGTGGATACATCAAGAGGCGCAGCGTGACTATGACGGACGGTCTGACGTCTGACAAGATGATCCGCAGTGACAGCTGTGGCAATAG TATTCCATCACCACATCACAAGGAAACAGTTAGGAACTTTGCTCTGAGTATGGACCAAATCAAGGATATTCACCATGGAATGTCTCCAGTGAATGAGATTCCTCAGACTCCTGAATACAGCACAA GTTTGAAGCACAAAAGCCAGCTAGGCCGAGTGGAAAGAATGATGCCATCATCGCCAGTCCTGCGACGGTCTAGTGAGCCACAACTTAGCCCACCTATTGGTAACAAACTGTGTCAGGACCCTAATAGGGGAGGCTCCTCAGAAGCCTCAAGTGGGCCTCACTGTAACAGCACACATTCTACCCCAATGCATGGCTCCTCACAGTTGGCCCAGAGGAAGGCCTCAGATAATTTCAGAGAAGCGGAACACACCCACTACTGTGAGCTACGACCCTCTTCTCCCATCGACTGGGAGAGGCAGCAGCTAGACCTGGCCCTTAAACAAAGTCAACTGATGGCAAAGAGCTATGTAGAACGGTTGAAAGTTGAGGAATATCCCAACATCTCCAGCTGGCAGTCTGAGACAAACTTTGGGATCATGGAGACGGAAACATTCCTCAGTCAAATGCCAGTTTTCACAGAAGAGGAGGGGCTGCAGTGTCACTCCTTCACAGCCCCGATCATTGAAATGGTGTCATCCTTTAAGCCAAACGGATACCAGTCGATACTTATTCCTTCAGAGAACAAGCCACTCGAGATGACAGTGCTGAAGAAAGTCAAGGAGCTGTTGGCTGAGGAGGATCCAAAAACTACAGCCAAGCACATCACAAAAGTAGACTGCACG GTTGCTAGGATACTGGCTGTTTCTAAGGAACTGCAGAAGCAGATGGGAGTGAGCTCAGGCCTGGAGTTACTCACTCTTCCCCATGGGCACCAGCTCCGACTCGACTTATTGGAACG TTTTAATACAATGTCAATCATGATGGCGGTGGATATCCTCGGCTGTACTGGCAGCACAGAGGAGCGGGCCGCTCTCCTTCACAAAACTATACAGCTGGCTGCTGAACTGAAGAGCAATATGGGAAATATGTTTGGCTTTGCTGCTGTGATGAAAGCTTTAGAAATGCCTCAG ATCTCAAGGCTTGAGCAGACATGGATGATTCTTCGACAACGACACACTGAGGGGGCAATTCTCTATGAAAAGAAACTGAAGCCGTTCATGAAAAATATGAATGAAGGAAGAG AAGTATCTCCGCTGACCAACACGACCTTTCCTCATGTGGTTCCCCTCATCACTCTGCTTGAACGTAACGTTGTGAATGCTGACAACATGGAGGCATGGGAGATCAGTGAAAGTGGTGTGGAGGTAGTTATGTCACATCTGGAGGCTGCAAGGACGATTGCACATCATGGAGGCCTGTACAGAACAAATGCTGAACTGAAACTACAAG